The nucleotide window TAATCCCTTGAACGCCATAATCGTGGAGAATCCTCCCGGTATCGGTGCCGATGGTTTGATGATTGCCGTCAATCTGCTCCAAGGTAAAAAACTCAAAGACGGCGTTCTGACCTCCGATCCCATGGATAAAGAGAATAAGAACGCCATTATGATCAAGCCTACCGTGATCATCACCAACGATAACCTTAAGGAATGGTACGAGAAGACGAAGGATAAGCCTGACACTTATTATATCGATAGCGTTTTGCCGCAAGAAGAAATCGATAAATTGTTCCAGTAGGGGTTGAGTCCTTGTTACAAGTTCAGCATATCAGCAAGCATTTCGGCGGAGTAACCGCCCTGAAAGATGCATCCCTGAGCCTGGCGCCCGGAGAAATCCGGGCGCTGCTCGGGGCCAATGGTTCAGGAAAAAGCACCCTGGTCAAAGTCCTGGGCGGACTGGTGGCACCGGACAGCGGTACAATCCTCCTGGACGGCAGGCCCCTGGTAATCAATTCTCCTTGGGATGCCCGCCGCCATGGCATCGCCGTCGCCTACCAGGATTTGAGCCTTGTACCCCGCCTTTCCGTAGCCGAAAATATTCTCCTCGGCCGGGAGCCCTGCCGGCGTGCAGGTTTTGTAGATACCAGGAAGGCGCAGGCACAGGCGGAGGAATTACTGGCCCGCCTGCGGGTTGATGCCAGCCCTGACGCCCTGGCCGGCGACCTGGAACCGGCGGCCCAAAGCCTGGTAGAAGTGGCCAAAGCCCTGGCCTGGGATCCCCGCATTCTTATCCTCGATGAAGTAACGGCCTCTCTACATCATGATCAGGTACAGCATCTATTCAGCCTGCTCCGGGAAATGAGCGAGAAGGGGTTAGCCATTCTTTTCGTCTCGCACCGTTTTGATGAAGTCTTCTCCTTATGCCAGACAGCCATGATCCTCCGTGGCGGGGAAAGTGTTGCTTCCGTGCAGCTGGACCAGGTAGATGAGGCAGATGTGGTCTATTACATGACCGGTACTCGACCGGAAAAAAGCCGTGTTGTAACTGCCAGAGAGGAAAAGGAAACCCGGCGGGAGGTAATCCTTGCTGTTTCCAATCTTCAAGTCCCACCGCGGGTGCGGGGTGTCACCCTCACGGCCCGGGCCGGCGAAATTATCGGCCTGGCCGGGCTGCAGGGACAGGGCCAGGCAGAATTCCTGCGGGCCATATACGGCCAGATCCCCTTCAGCGATGGGCGCGTGGAATATAACGGCGCCTC belongs to Moorella humiferrea and includes:
- a CDS encoding sugar ABC transporter ATP-binding protein, whose product is MLQVQHISKHFGGVTALKDASLSLAPGEIRALLGANGSGKSTLVKVLGGLVAPDSGTILLDGRPLVINSPWDARRHGIAVAYQDLSLVPRLSVAENILLGREPCRRAGFVDTRKAQAQAEELLARLRVDASPDALAGDLEPAAQSLVEVAKALAWDPRILILDEVTASLHHDQVQHLFSLLREMSEKGLAILFVSHRFDEVFSLCQTAMILRGGESVASVQLDQVDEADVVYYMTGTRPEKSRVVTAREEKETRREVILAVSNLQVPPRVRGVTLTARAGEIIGLAGLQGQGQAEFLRAIYGQIPFSDGRVEYNGASVAFTSPREAVRQGIGFISGDRERDGILPVRSVTENLFLARLAKNNPGTILNPNYLQDEAGRQIEQLGIVAGSTAHPASSLSGGNQQKLIIGRWLAVQPRLLLLDDPTKGVDVNARREIHDLLRQMAASGTAVLIASSDNEELLAIAERIYVFYEGEIVAILQGSEKTEEALVAAMLGMKQTRPEEGT